From Salvelinus fontinalis isolate EN_2023a unplaced genomic scaffold, ASM2944872v1 scaffold_0062, whole genome shotgun sequence:
ggagtgaaaagggagagaagcggagagagggagtgaaaagggagagagggagtgaaaagggagagagggagtgaaaagggagagaggcggagagagggagtgaaaagggagagaggcggagagaggggagtgaaaagggagagagggagtgaaaagggagagaggtggagagaggggagtgaaaagggagagaggcggagagagggagtgaaaagggagagaggtggagagaggggagtgaaaagggagagaggggagtgaaaagggagagaggtggagagaggggagtgaaaagggagagaggcggagagaggggagtgaaaagggagagaggcggagagaggggagtgaaaagggagagaggctgagagaggggagtgaaaagtgagagaggcggagagagggagtgaaaagggagagaggcggagagagggagtgaaaagggagataggcggaaagagggagagagggggagagaggggagtgaaaagggagagagggggagagaggggagtgaaaagggagagaggcggagagaggggagtgaaaagggagaggggcggagagagggagtgaaaagggagagaggcggagagagggagtgaaaagggagagaggcggagagagggagtgaaaagggagagaggcggaaagagggagtgaaaagggagagaggcggagagaggggagtgaaaagggagagaggcggagagaggggagtgaaaagggagagaggcggagagaggggagtgaaaagggagagaggcggagagagggagtgaaaagggagagaggcggagagagggagtgaaaagggagagaggcggagagagggagtgaaaagggagagaggcggagagaggggagtgaaaagggagagaggggagtgaaaagggagagaggcggagagagggagtgaaaagggagtgaaaagggagagaggggagtgaaaagggagagaggggagtgaaaagggagagaggcggagagagggagtgaaaagggagagaggcggagagagggagtgaaaagggagagaggcggagagagagagaatctatttcataaagttatacaaaagagagagatagggagagattgtgtacattctaatcgtagagaatgtgagagagagagagacagacagacagacagacagacacagacagacagacagacagacagacagacagacagacagacagacagacagtgtgttatagcAGAGTGATCTCACTAGGTGACAAGGTGAGTCTCATCAGCTTGATGGGGGGGTCTTGAGGCCCAGCGGTTCTGGTGGTAACAGAGATCCTGAATCAGTAAGCTTGACTCTGAATCATGTGCAGTGTGACCACTGAGACTTTAACCAACTCAATATGACTCCTGAGATAGACAGTTAATCATTTATAGTGTCTGTGAAAAGAAACCAAATCAGACAGTCTGGTCAGAGTAACAGATTTTTTGGTTATTCTGCTACCATTTTGGTAACGAAATTAcaagttttaatcacttaataattcacAAAGAAAATATATATCAAAAAAATCACTAGAACTAATTGTTAGCTCCAacattacttgttacttctgtgaactttcattatcctccctcctcaAAAATACAAatgtgaaaatatctgaaagttatgtaggtttttggtaacggaattacaaggCACAAGTCAATATTCCTTAAACGATTTCTCCAAACCAAAAtgtaagtgttgatattagtagTTAGGGGTCTTTACGtcaacattattattttttatgtaGTTCTGATATTTTACCTTTTATGACTTTTTCTGGTGATGTTTTCTAAGATCCTTTTTCCATCTGTTTacccagaaatcaaagccttcacTGGTTGAAAAATGGATCTAGAATTACATTTACCAAAAATATACACTCTTagatttcatttgacacccaattacACATGCTCCTTCCTATGAAGATCACGTTGGAGTTcctgggtccttttacatggaaatgccctaCTGTACCTCTAGAGATGCTATCCATCCCCAACTAGTAATAAAGTGGTCGGGTTGGTTGCTTCTGGCCTTTCCAGCTTCAGGCTGAATCACACCCATGATAATAGGAGGTTTACTGGACACACAGGGAGAAACTACAGTCTGAATCACACCCATGATGAGACTACCTTAAAAGGTTTGGTATTTGTTAGTGTTTAGGTTAGAGTCAGTCTCAAGTTTTGGCCAGACGGGCTGTCAATGGGATGTTGGTCTGAAAAGTCCATTTAGTCTTTCCCTTCTCAAACCTGTCCTCCCCCTAACCAGTTCATATCATGTATTCCTCCACCAGCACACCTCATTCACTAATCAGAGGTTTGATAATTAGTTGACCAGTGGTACAAAGGGGACTGGATCTAGGTGAACTATGTGGAGTGTCTTCCagggacagtacagtacagactgaGACGATAACAACAGTGTAGTTTACTCAACTCATTCAAACTATCATGACTCTTGTTTAGAGAGAAGATCTGCACAAGGGCATAAAGTGTAAGATATAGCAAGAGAGGACAATATGGTGCATGGCAGCCAAAGTGGAATCAAAAGTCATAGGCCTAATCATCAATCAAATATGAACTATAAAACCAAAATATAATCTACATATAAAGACAACATGCCATCTACAGGTGTTATAGAAAAGCTCCCTTCTCACATCCCAGGTCATGTTTGGACTAGAACGTGACAACTCAACGGGCTATGCGCATCTCCCCAATAGCCGACAGACAACTTTCCTGAGTGCAATGTCATTAATGTGACAGATATGTACAGTATGATAAGCATAGCGAAGAAGAAAAATATCCTACTTCTGACGCACAGCAGAGACATCGCTGCTGAGATTTCCCCTGGAGCAAGAGTCCCTCCAGAATGTAAGAACACTCATTGCGTTTTCAATGAATGTACTCCCTAAACGCTTGTTGCATCGTCAACTATCCTCGCAGTCCCTTGGGACTTCAGCGGAGGGATGATGCGCTGCTGTCATTTACTTGGATGAGAAGTTGGACGAACGCTCCTCCAGCTGACGGTACGCAATGGTGGAGAACtacagtgtggtgatgtgtcgtTCACGAACGAACGGATCTTTTTGAACGGATCTTTTTGTTGAACGTCTGGAACCGCATCGGTGAAAGAGCcattcatctgtctctctgattTGCATACTGCTACTAGTGCTTGTTGAGCTCAGAACAACGTTTTTCTACAGATAAGTTACAACATCATTATCTAAAGGGGGTGAATCCTCACTGCAGAAACAATAAATAGTGGGGAGAGCGGGTCAATCTGGTCCACGAGGATTTAGTTCATGCTTAAAAACGAATTCTTCATTTTTTTACGCGCATTTCACGATCTGACTTAATGGTAGTCTACCTTTTGGCTTTTACATTAAATATTTGCATTTTTTTTCATTGTTCTAGATTTATTTTAAGCATTTTAAAGGTAGATCCGTTTATGAGCCAAATGAACCCGCTCTTTTACTTGGACGGAGCCAAATGTGCCGGCTCACCGAATAGACTCAGAAAGCCCATCACTACTACAGCGGAGAGGTTAGATCCAAACAGAGCACCACAATCAACAGGCGCGCTCAACAGGCAGGCGGTTAGGGCGTTGGGATTTGACTGTCACAGGGACCAACTAATAAGAGGTTATAATTCATTGGAATTGTTGTGATTGTATGTTTGTCTGTACAGTTATGGCTGTCCTGTTATTATTTTGTGTCTTGATCAATAATGAGTAGCTAAACCATATCGACTTTTGGACACTGATGCGCAGGAGAACCCCTAGCTGTCAATCAAGCAGGCGCGGTGAACGGATTATGACGCTCGAGCGTTCCAAATGACGCAACAATACAGTTCCAGAACAGAGAAAGTTAATGCCGAAGATGTTGTTCGGTTAAACACTAAAACTGCTGTTTGACAAGTGGGATTTGAGGTgagtcaaatatttacaaaagttTACAATACATTAACCATCCGCTAGCCTACTTAACCTATAATTCTGTCATGGTAAGATAACACATGTGAAAGTGAACGTTaatgtatttgaaatattttttatGCCATTATTTAGCTAGCCTTATAAAATACAATTATTAATTATGGAATTGTTTTTTTCTGTTGTTATCAATCAATCCATCTGTATTTACTCttctgtctgtttgtcttgtTGACttatctgtttgtctgtctgtgtacagTCTAGCCAGCATATGCCAGAAAGGTTCTTTCACATAGGCTCATATTCACAAAGTCTCATAGAAGGAGTGCTGATCAATAATCCGTTTTGTCTTTTAAATCAAACTGAATCCGTTTTGATGGACaggaggggacctgatcctagatcagcacaacTACCCTGAAACACTTTGTGAACACAATCCAGGTGTACTGTGATTATGAAGTTGTGATGTATTATTATATTAGTCGTGCTGATGCATGATGGGTTGTAGGCTAGAGCTTGAGTACTGTAGTCTGAAGGCTGTTTCTGAATTCACTGACCTGGTGAGTAAATGTTGTGTACAATGGCACCATCTAGTGAcagaaacatagaaacacacattgTTGCTGAACGAAGGCATCTCTTTATTTTCCAGAAATAAAACTTGTAGACCTTTCCTGCAGTCTCTGAGGAGATGGACACCTCTTCTTGTTCTGGACGATCTCCGTCTCCTACTGGGACTGTCTTCTTACCCCCTCCTATCATGTGGAACAGTCTGTAAGTCATTCATCACATaacctagctctggtccagggcattaTGTGCGGCTTGCTGAAGGAAGGCTCAGTGTCTGCAAGCTGTAcgtaacgccctggaccagagctacacaTTACCCACCTCTGGCCATCATGGACAGTCAACTCATCACATTCACGTACTGTAAGTCACAGTTGAGTGAGTTGTGTGATTAAAGGCAGTTCAATTGATCAGAAGTTTAATTATTATTGTAATATTGTAGTAAATTGTCTGAGTTCACTTCCTAAAAATTGTGTTGACATTCCTTTGCTCCCAGATACAAGCAGGCAGAGATGGAGGTTCAGTTCCTGAGGGAAGAGAAGAAGACCTGTACAGAGAAGGAAGCCCACATGCTTGAGTTGAGGGGGAAGGATCGAACGATCCGAAATCAGAAGAAGGAGATGGACAGACTTCAAGTGTGCCTCTGGGAGGAGGAAAAGAAGAAGAGGAATGGTGGAACGGAGAAAAACGAGATGATTGAACAACTACAGTCTGAGACAGACCACCTCAGAGCCCTTTTGAAAgatgaaaggaggagaagaagagtagAAAGGGGTATTATGAAAGAGTGGAAGGCTGAGATCCTGAgactgagggaggcagagagccacagggaggtagagagccacagggaggcagagagccacagggaggcagagagccagagggaggcagagagccagagggaggcagagagacagagagaggcagagagagccacAGAATGGGAGAACCAGAGAAAAATGCAGGAAGTCAACAGACTCAAACAACTGCTGGAGCTGCTGATGGTGGACCTACAACTGGCCCACGTAAGACATGTCATTGTTATTATTAAAAGGCAGTGTATATTCACCCGGATGAAAATGAATGGCGGCAGTATGCTAACCCAATGTTAACTTTTATGCCTTTCCTAAacgttaacccttaccttaacctcaCTGAAACTATACCTAGCCTTTACCATAACCCAACCCTAGGTCCTAAACCTAACCATCATTTATCTCAACCCCTACGCCTTTCTTCTGCCGGTTGAAtatccacttccttattaacgtcattactgttgttgttgttgacaactG
This genomic window contains:
- the LOC129842732 gene encoding octapeptide-repeat protein T2-like, with product MDTSSCSGRSPSPTGTVFLPPPIMWNSLYKQAEMEVQFLREEKKTCTEKEAHMLELRGKDRTIRNQKKEMDRLQVCLWEEEKKKRNGGTEKNEMIEQLQSETDHLRALLKDERRRRRVERGIMKEWKAEILRLREAESHREVESHREAESHREAESQREAESQREAERQREAERATEWENQRKMQEVNRLKQLLELLMVDLQLAHVRHVIVIIKRQCIFTRMKMNGGSMLTQC